The proteins below are encoded in one region of Paenibacillus albus:
- a CDS encoding helix-turn-helix domain-containing protein, translated as MTGDILKLVGFRVRDLRKERGLSQEKFGEISGFHNTYVGAIERGKQNITLLNLEKLAESLEVEVLELFRYTDIDLGKTNKQRDLQEIVDLLTGLSDSDIIKAKVILREIFDKQHPDL; from the coding sequence ATGACAGGCGATATTCTTAAGTTAGTGGGATTTCGGGTACGTGATTTAAGAAAAGAGCGCGGTCTTTCCCAGGAGAAATTTGGAGAGATTTCTGGTTTCCACAATACTTATGTGGGCGCTATCGAACGTGGGAAACAAAATATTACGCTTTTGAATCTCGAGAAGTTGGCTGAATCGCTTGAGGTTGAGGTTCTTGAATTGTTTAGATACACAGACATTGATTTAGGAAAAACCAACAAACAAAGAGACCTGCAAGAAATTGTAGATCTTCTTACCGGCCTTTCAGACAGTGATATCATTAAAGCTAAAGTTATTTTGCGTGAAATTTTCGATAAACAGCACCCTGATTTATAA